One part of the Bacteroidales bacterium genome encodes these proteins:
- a CDS encoding alpha-L-fucosidase: protein MIFPLSYSQEMNEMWGEQISGLNVQDAGRGQLFRDGNYAMFIHWGLYSQIANEWKGKTYYGIGEWIMNKNMANIPVKEYMEVAKDFNPVKFDAEGIVQLAKDAGMKYIIITSKHHDGFSMYHSKVNMFNIVDATPFARDPMKELAQACKNAGLGFGFYYSHNQDWTNPEGTIMPEESVDDPASFESYFKYKCLPQVEEITTQYGRIELVWFDTPGRISREKVQQLVDIVRKNQPQAYISGRVGHGLGDYTTLGDMEVPVRNHDGIWETVDVTNDSWGYAWYDQNWKNPKEILMRLISTVARGGTYMLNIGPKPDGSIPEQAAYSLRKSGEWIHRYPQVVYGTDASPWQHALPWGDITVKDKKLFLSVYEWPASGKIYLPGLQTDIVSVEILAGKKRSKLKFSKEQGWTILELPCIPPEELVSVVELTLKDKAKVETTQAIDPYMPLILPADFAETKNCRKNKKQWMEKFGEWKHVMQIDQWKEGSAAIWEINFKEAGDYMVELTYSGKGKLVWTIESETGTKIQNQQNSSAIYHTFPFGWLNIGKSGKQKITVTLQEGDRNAVSLMSLKLKKVN, encoded by the coding sequence ATGATATTTCCTCTGTCTTATTCGCAAGAGATGAATGAGATGTGGGGTGAACAGATTTCCGGTTTGAATGTACAGGATGCAGGTCGAGGCCAACTGTTCCGCGATGGTAATTATGCCATGTTTATTCACTGGGGACTTTATTCTCAGATCGCTAACGAATGGAAAGGAAAGACTTATTATGGTATCGGGGAATGGATCATGAATAAAAATATGGCCAATATCCCGGTGAAAGAATACATGGAAGTGGCTAAAGATTTCAACCCGGTAAAATTCGATGCTGAAGGAATTGTACAGTTAGCCAAGGATGCTGGTATGAAATACATCATCATTACCAGTAAACATCACGATGGCTTCTCTATGTACCATTCAAAGGTAAATATGTTCAATATAGTAGATGCTACGCCTTTTGCCCGGGATCCTATGAAAGAATTGGCACAAGCATGTAAAAATGCAGGACTCGGATTCGGGTTTTATTATTCACATAACCAGGACTGGACAAATCCGGAGGGAACAATCATGCCGGAAGAAAGTGTTGATGATCCGGCTTCTTTTGAAAGTTATTTCAAATACAAATGCCTGCCTCAGGTAGAAGAGATCACCACGCAATACGGACGCATTGAACTGGTGTGGTTTGATACGCCGGGACGTATTTCACGTGAGAAAGTACAGCAACTGGTAGATATTGTCCGCAAAAATCAGCCACAGGCATACATTTCCGGAAGAGTGGGACATGGATTGGGTGATTACACAACTTTAGGCGATATGGAAGTACCAGTCAGGAACCACGATGGGATATGGGAAACCGTGGATGTGACCAATGACTCATGGGGATATGCCTGGTACGATCAGAACTGGAAAAATCCCAAAGAAATATTGATGCGCCTGATTTCAACTGTGGCCCGGGGTGGTACATACATGCTGAATATAGGTCCGAAACCGGATGGAAGCATTCCCGAGCAGGCAGCCTATTCGTTACGAAAATCCGGGGAATGGATACACCGTTACCCTCAGGTCGTATATGGTACGGATGCATCTCCATGGCAACATGCTTTACCCTGGGGAGATATAACCGTAAAAGACAAAAAACTTTTTTTATCCGTTTATGAATGGCCTGCTTCAGGAAAGATCTACCTGCCCGGACTACAAACAGATATTGTGTCAGTGGAGATACTTGCCGGAAAAAAACGTTCTAAACTAAAATTCAGTAAGGAACAGGGATGGACAATATTGGAATTACCATGCATTCCACCCGAAGAACTGGTCTCTGTGGTTGAATTAACTCTGAAAGATAAGGCAAAAGTTGAAACCACCCAGGCAATTGACCCGTACATGCCACTGATTTTGCCTGCTGATTTTGCTGAAACAAAGAATTGCCGGAAGAATAAAAAACAATGGATGGAAAAATTTGGTGAATGGAAACATGTCATGCAGATCGATCAATGGAAAGAGGGATCTGCTGCTATCTGGGAGATCAATTTTAAAGAAGCGGGTGATTATATGGTTGAATTAACCTATAGTGGAAAAGGTAAACTGGTATGGACCATTGAGAGTGAAACAGGGACAAAGATACAAAACCAGCAAAATTCATCAGCCATCTATCATACTTTTCCGTTTGGCTGGTTAAATATAGGAAAATCCGGTAAGCAAAAAATAACCGTTACCTTACAGGAGGGCGACAGAAATGCAGTAAGCCTAATGTCCCTCAAATTGAAAAAAGTGAATTGA
- a CDS encoding NYN domain-containing protein — MDKKGFNIAVLIDGDNSQPKLFQAILEEVSKYGKATIRRIYGDWTSNQMNGWKEGLNLYSFNPVQKFSYTTGKNSTDSSLIIDAMDILHGKNVDGFCIVSSDSDYTGLAKRIREEGIFVMGIGEKKTPSAFIQSCEIFTYLENIASTEDISEIGNLKLSPEKENLQHKREQLDIALIDKAFNISLGEDDEVYIAQVGLSLRKIDPSFDSRAYGFKNLTKLFESIKKYEVVKNVVNGLNQPLVKLK, encoded by the coding sequence ATGGATAAGAAAGGATTTAATATCGCTGTCTTAATTGATGGAGATAACTCTCAGCCAAAACTCTTTCAAGCCATTCTCGAAGAAGTTTCAAAGTATGGAAAAGCGACCATAAGAAGAATATATGGCGACTGGACATCCAATCAAATGAACGGATGGAAAGAAGGTCTGAATCTTTATTCTTTTAATCCTGTACAAAAGTTCTCCTATACTACCGGTAAAAATTCCACGGACAGTTCTCTGATTATAGACGCTATGGATATCCTCCACGGAAAAAATGTAGACGGGTTTTGTATTGTATCCAGTGATAGTGATTATACCGGTTTAGCGAAAAGGATACGGGAAGAGGGTATATTTGTAATGGGAATCGGGGAAAAGAAAACACCTAGTGCTTTTATCCAATCCTGTGAGATTTTCACTTATCTGGAAAATATTGCTTCAACTGAGGATATCAGTGAAATCGGAAATCTGAAATTATCTCCTGAAAAAGAGAATCTTCAGCATAAAAGGGAACAGTTGGATATTGCCCTCATTGATAAAGCATTTAATATATCTTTGGGAGAGGATGATGAAGTATATATTGCCCAGGTAGGTTTAAGTTTACGGAAAATCGATCCTAGTTTTGATTCACGTGCTTATGGATTTAAAAACTTAACCAAGCTTTTTGAAAGTATAAAAAAATACGAGGTCGTGAAAAATGTGGTGAATGGGCTGAATCAACCTTTGGTTAAGTTAAAGTAA
- a CDS encoding M56 family metallopeptidase: MNTFFLYVIQSTICLSLFYGLYVLLLKHGTFFRFNRFILLTIILLSMAMPFIRIPVSEGVMMHLPIKQLEELFLTNEVVHTVMQTEESHGIVEQGASSSGLSANIYVWVYIIGAVISFSFFIFSIVHVLRIISSANRVLYRGRRVLVSPLKVSSFSFAGWIVLSEMDYERFATEIIAHEEIHLRKGHFGDLCLIGIVCIIHWFNPFTWLVKREIKNLHEYETDRSVISQGINATQYQLLLIEKAAGASRYSVASSFAQSKIKKRIKMMNKQNTRTWARWRALLFIPLAALLLQAFARPEIKRELEQISMFKVTENTQEKTNWTEEKFLEELRKSLPVDISKSLGHEETWNSVVRAYKLAYGGKMDKSIGMYIAMNKSGDILKDGKRTSMEELPAFILSALVAEKERNFFNEIARINIGGEDFEVIVKYIIIESDENVLPEKYSQLLNAVGNVYQNKRNEMSLRHFQKEYIALNTDDRNMIDRLLPVIVDCRKKAVKSDASTVNVTSSSKDPSKKYGTFGTYRSEETGKTVNFEYNTNFSTDENSGIVESEMKKINNYEIMYNGKPVLFKDLQLPDYMENALIYLAKVGSPDYKMSIMLAKKFEDNGYNFILNGKKWNPNKSIDISDISSIVTYAPDEAIKQYGDKARNGAMVIKTKE, encoded by the coding sequence ATGAATACTTTCTTTTTATACGTCATACAGTCGACAATATGTTTAAGCTTGTTTTATGGTTTGTATGTCCTTTTACTGAAGCATGGTACTTTTTTCCGGTTTAACCGGTTTATATTACTCACTATTATACTGTTGTCCATGGCGATGCCTTTTATTCGTATTCCGGTCAGTGAAGGAGTTATGATGCATTTACCTATTAAACAACTGGAAGAATTGTTTCTCACAAATGAAGTAGTACATACTGTTATGCAAACGGAAGAAAGTCATGGGATAGTAGAGCAGGGGGCATCCTCATCCGGACTTTCTGCAAATATATATGTATGGGTATATATTATAGGGGCTGTTATTTCTTTTTCTTTTTTTATATTCTCTATAGTACATGTTTTAAGGATCATCTCTTCGGCCAACCGCGTTTTATACAGGGGACGGAGAGTATTGGTTTCTCCGCTGAAAGTCAGTTCCTTTTCTTTTGCAGGATGGATTGTCCTATCGGAAATGGATTACGAACGGTTTGCTACAGAAATCATTGCCCATGAAGAGATCCACCTTCGTAAAGGACATTTTGGAGACCTGTGTCTGATAGGTATCGTATGTATTATCCACTGGTTCAATCCTTTTACATGGTTAGTAAAACGTGAAATAAAAAACCTGCATGAATATGAAACAGATCGTAGCGTAATATCACAAGGTATCAATGCAACCCAATACCAATTATTATTAATCGAAAAAGCTGCTGGCGCAAGCCGTTACTCTGTGGCCAGCAGCTTTGCCCAAAGTAAAATTAAAAAACGGATCAAGATGATGAACAAACAAAACACCCGCACCTGGGCCCGGTGGAGAGCCTTGCTCTTTATTCCGTTGGCTGCACTCTTATTGCAAGCCTTTGCCCGTCCCGAAATTAAACGGGAACTGGAACAAATTTCAATGTTCAAAGTTACAGAAAATACGCAGGAAAAAACGAACTGGACAGAAGAAAAGTTTCTTGAAGAACTTCGTAAATCCCTTCCTGTTGATATCAGCAAAAGCCTGGGCCATGAAGAAACATGGAATTCCGTTGTCCGGGCTTATAAGCTTGCATATGGTGGAAAAATGGATAAGAGCATAGGTATGTATATCGCCATGAATAAATCCGGAGATATTTTGAAGGACGGTAAACGTACCTCTATGGAAGAATTGCCTGCTTTTATCCTTTCGGCTTTGGTGGCCGAAAAAGAAAGGAATTTTTTCAATGAAATTGCCCGGATCAATATTGGAGGAGAGGATTTTGAAGTGATTGTTAAATACATCATCATCGAAAGTGATGAAAATGTTCTCCCGGAGAAATATTCACAGTTGTTGAATGCAGTAGGTAATGTGTATCAAAATAAGCGGAATGAAATGTCATTACGCCATTTTCAAAAGGAGTACATAGCCTTAAATACAGATGATAGAAATATGATTGATCGTCTACTTCCGGTGATTGTGGACTGTCGAAAAAAGGCGGTCAAAAGTGATGCTTCAACTGTAAATGTCACTTCCTCATCCAAGGACCCATCTAAAAAATATGGAACATTTGGGACATACCGGTCAGAGGAGACTGGTAAAACAGTTAATTTTGAATATAATACCAACTTTTCAACCGACGAAAATTCAGGGATAGTAGAATCGGAAATGAAAAAAATAAATAATTACGAGATCATGTATAATGGAAAACCAGTACTATTTAAAGATCTTCAACTTCCTGATTACATGGAAAATGCTTTAATATATCTTGCAAAGGTAGGAAGTCCGGATTATAAAATGTCGATCATGTTAGCCAAAAAATTTGAGGATAATGGTTATAATTTTATACTGAATGGAAAAAAATGGAATCCTAATAAAAGTATTGATATATCCGATATCAGTAGTATAGTTACTTATGCTCCTGATGAAGCCATCAAACAATATGGGGATAAAGCCCGGAATGGTGCGATGGTAATTAAAACCAAAGAATAG
- a CDS encoding TetR/AcrR family transcriptional regulator: protein MEKEKRSGTRTKKKLISKQKFIKAVGTVLRKEGYQKLGVNRVAEVAGVDKSSLYYHFGSFDNLLEQYVLANDYWLGVFQEPINNDGKNLIESGRDMIIKQFEDVMKNEELQAFLLWELSENKGIPKYIAGLREEMGREILHSFNKYFEGSDVDFEMIAAILVSSIYYLVLHRNQSSFCNIDISTSRDQKRLKNLIGKITELLIPRGSEKD from the coding sequence GTGGAAAAAGAAAAAAGGAGTGGTACGCGCACTAAGAAGAAACTCATCAGCAAACAAAAATTTATTAAGGCTGTTGGTACGGTCCTCCGTAAGGAAGGATATCAAAAATTAGGTGTGAACAGGGTGGCGGAAGTTGCAGGAGTGGATAAATCATCTCTCTATTATCATTTTGGTAGTTTTGATAATCTGCTGGAACAGTATGTCCTTGCCAATGATTATTGGCTGGGTGTATTTCAGGAGCCAATTAACAACGATGGAAAAAATCTGATCGAATCGGGAAGGGATATGATCATAAAGCAGTTCGAAGATGTTATGAAGAACGAAGAATTGCAGGCTTTCCTTCTTTGGGAATTATCGGAAAACAAAGGGATTCCTAAATATATTGCAGGGCTTAGGGAGGAAATGGGACGTGAAATCCTGCATAGTTTCAATAAATATTTTGAAGGATCGGATGTCGATTTTGAAATGATAGCTGCCATTCTAGTCTCCAGTATATATTATTTGGTATTACACCGGAATCAATCCAGTTTTTGCAATATCGATATCAGTACATCAAGAGACCAGAAGCGATTAAAGAATCTGATCGGTAAGATTACAGAATTGCTTATTCCCAGAGGATCAGAAAAAGACTAG
- a CDS encoding 6-bladed beta-propeller, with the protein MKNTVIICLLLICSGCSQDLKNTKKVADVYTSGKHEIVVCDRSLLKDTVILPLSYFTEEMQMVKLENSEHALVSTNSVIIGEKYILVKGSGNNPYKLFTREGRFITRIGSYGKGPGEYRTTNDEIMDEKNNRIYIFPWGTQTILVYDLTGKILDPIRLPMNVSKGKLFVDPSGTMISVIAIPWMGSPYVAWTQKMSGEIISSIAPGHLAIDPRDASGAFTGYNNDVMTSKNTSSMDVYLFAYESRQDTLYHYDTATNQLIPRFTMNFESPKIPIHSYVELPDHYLGNLAELKIINDHLTDTQNNTFFFVEKSTLKGSFFKLKNDYFGDLEIGGPSYAFSNGYYVRNYDPGDLLEDLEKVLSGKNITEIMRQKLTQLRDTVSEGDNNYIFYAKLKKS; encoded by the coding sequence ATGAAAAATACGGTCATTATATGCTTATTATTGATCTGTTCAGGATGTTCCCAGGATCTGAAAAATACTAAAAAAGTGGCTGATGTCTATACATCCGGAAAACATGAGATCGTCGTTTGCGACCGCTCCCTATTAAAGGATACGGTGATACTCCCGTTAAGTTATTTCACGGAAGAAATGCAGATGGTGAAGTTAGAGAACAGCGAACATGCATTGGTATCTACCAATTCCGTCATTATTGGTGAAAAATATATTCTGGTAAAAGGTTCGGGGAATAATCCATATAAACTGTTTACCAGGGAAGGTCGGTTTATTACCCGGATAGGCTCTTATGGAAAAGGTCCCGGCGAATATCGAACGACAAATGATGAGATAATGGATGAAAAGAACAACCGCATTTATATTTTCCCATGGGGAACACAAACTATTCTGGTGTATGATTTAACCGGTAAAATCCTTGATCCGATCCGGTTACCAATGAATGTATCTAAAGGAAAGCTTTTTGTTGATCCTTCCGGAACAATGATTTCTGTGATTGCCATTCCCTGGATGGGGAGCCCATATGTAGCCTGGACCCAGAAAATGTCGGGAGAAATCATCAGCAGTATTGCTCCCGGGCATCTTGCCATTGATCCGCGTGATGCATCGGGCGCCTTTACCGGCTATAACAACGATGTGATGACCAGTAAAAACACATCATCCATGGATGTATACTTATTTGCATATGAATCCCGTCAGGATACGTTGTATCATTATGATACAGCAACCAACCAATTGATTCCCAGGTTTACCATGAACTTTGAATCCCCTAAAATACCTATTCATTCTTATGTAGAACTGCCGGACCATTATTTGGGAAATTTGGCCGAACTGAAAATCATTAATGATCATCTCACGGATACCCAGAATAATACATTTTTCTTTGTCGAAAAGTCAACTTTAAAAGGTAGTTTTTTCAAACTAAAAAATGATTATTTCGGTGATCTGGAAATAGGAGGGCCGTCATATGCTTTTTCTAACGGATATTATGTAAGGAATTATGATCCAGGGGATTTATTGGAAGACCTGGAAAAAGTGCTTTCAGGCAAAAATATCACTGAAATTATGCGTCAGAAACTGACCCAACTCAGAGATACAGTGTCAGAGGGAGATAACAATTATATTTTCTACGCAAAATTGAAGAAATCATGA
- a CDS encoding PepSY-like domain-containing protein gives MKTNLLIFALVVSGFAFSSCDKDDDKVISKSDLPETAQAFLNTYFAGITETRVEKDNDNYDVYLSNGMEVEFDLNGNWNDIDGNRNPLPATILDQLPVTISEYLTLNHENASVFSIDKEPYGYEVDMSNGWDVKFNFEGKFLSQTID, from the coding sequence ATGAAAACAAATCTTTTAATTTTTGCACTGGTGGTGAGTGGTTTTGCATTCTCATCCTGTGATAAGGATGATGATAAGGTAATATCAAAAAGCGACTTACCGGAAACCGCACAGGCTTTTCTCAATACCTATTTTGCAGGTATTACCGAAACAAGGGTTGAAAAAGACAACGACAACTATGATGTTTACCTTTCCAATGGAATGGAAGTTGAATTCGATCTGAATGGAAACTGGAATGATATCGATGGAAACAGAAATCCTCTTCCGGCAACTATTTTGGATCAACTCCCGGTAACTATCTCCGAGTATCTGACCCTGAATCATGAAAATGCCTCCGTTTTCAGTATCGATAAAGAACCATACGGATATGAAGTGGATATGTCCAACGGTTGGGATGTGAAATTTAATTTTGAAGGAAAATTTTTATCACAAACGATAGATTAA
- a CDS encoding PepSY-like domain-containing protein, which yields MKKLIGLSLVVFLSFQLNAQTITKNYSNEEIGKMITDFQNAHSRNTTPSAEILQKFRTDFPNARDIEWEVGGDTYEVEFDVKYTDYKAYYDNKGNLLMYTYDLSPRQLPSIVKNAVMAKYHKYKIEDVNIIYQGTEVFYKVEIEHNEMPDMKLIVKEDGSLVKEWND from the coding sequence ATGAAAAAGTTAATTGGATTAAGTTTAGTTGTCTTTTTATCATTTCAGCTAAATGCACAGACTATCACAAAAAATTACAGTAACGAAGAGATCGGGAAAATGATCACTGATTTCCAAAATGCCCACTCAAGAAATACCACACCGAGTGCTGAAATACTCCAGAAATTCCGGACAGATTTTCCTAACGCAAGGGATATAGAATGGGAAGTAGGTGGTGATACCTATGAAGTAGAATTCGATGTTAAATATACGGATTACAAAGCTTATTATGATAATAAGGGAAATCTGTTGATGTATACATATGACCTTTCGCCGCGACAATTACCGTCTATCGTGAAAAATGCCGTAATGGCCAAATATCACAAATATAAAATCGAAGATGTTAATATCATATATCAGGGAACTGAAGTGTTTTACAAGGTAGAAATAGAACATAATGAAATGCCTGATATGAAACTTATTGTCAAAGAAGACGGTAGCCTGGTAAAAGAATGGAATGACTAA
- a CDS encoding polyprenyl synthetase family protein: MSGINKIKQPIAEELKAFDRQFKQSLKSDVFLLNLITQYVLKTKGKQIRPLLVFLSAKLFGEIGEKSYAAASLVELLHTASLVHDDVVDDANERRGLFSVYALWKSKTAVLFGDYLLARGLMVSVENQAYDLLRIVSLAVKEMSEGELLQLEHSRKQNITEEEYFTVIRKKTATLIAACTESGAQSTGANPEQIEKMKQFGIYLGMIFQIKDDLFDYLPTGLVGKPAGNDIKEKKYTLPLIYALEQTPENDRKKIIKLINSSASDSKKLKTVTDFVVQNGGLTYCYKVMDEFSRKAIDIIHSFPQSDVTTALEEVVSYVVQRKS; the protein is encoded by the coding sequence ATGTCAGGTATAAATAAAATCAAACAACCTATCGCAGAAGAGCTAAAAGCATTTGACCGTCAGTTCAAACAGTCTCTTAAAAGTGATGTCTTTTTACTGAATCTCATTACACAATATGTCTTAAAAACAAAAGGGAAACAAATACGTCCTTTGCTGGTTTTTCTTTCGGCGAAATTATTCGGGGAAATAGGAGAAAAAAGTTATGCTGCCGCATCATTGGTGGAACTATTACATACCGCTTCGTTGGTACATGATGATGTAGTGGATGATGCCAATGAAAGACGTGGACTTTTCTCTGTCTATGCTCTCTGGAAATCCAAAACGGCAGTGTTGTTTGGAGATTATTTATTGGCCAGGGGATTAATGGTGTCTGTAGAAAATCAGGCTTATGACTTGCTAAGAATTGTCTCATTGGCCGTAAAAGAAATGAGTGAAGGGGAATTATTACAACTGGAACATTCCCGTAAACAGAATATCACTGAAGAAGAGTATTTCACGGTTATCCGTAAAAAAACGGCGACACTTATTGCTGCATGTACCGAATCGGGAGCTCAATCAACCGGTGCAAACCCTGAACAGATAGAAAAGATGAAACAATTCGGAATATATCTGGGAATGATTTTTCAGATCAAAGATGATTTGTTTGATTATTTACCGACTGGGCTTGTAGGAAAACCTGCAGGAAATGACATCAAAGAAAAAAAATATACACTTCCTTTAATCTATGCCTTAGAGCAGACACCCGAAAATGACAGGAAAAAAATCATCAAACTGATCAACAGTTCGGCATCCGATTCAAAAAAACTAAAAACGGTCACTGATTTTGTCGTCCAAAACGGAGGATTGACTTATTGCTACAAGGTAATGGATGAATTCAGCCGGAAAGCCATAGATATTATACACAGCTTTCCGCAAAGTGATGTTACAACTGCTTTAGAAGAAGTGGTTTCTTATGTTGTTCAAAGAAAAAGTTAA
- a CDS encoding BlaI/MecI/CopY family transcriptional regulator, which translates to MKRLTAKEEEIMSFFWEKGPLFVKQIHEYYADPKPHYNTLSTVVRGLEEKGFLSYTAYGNTYQYAASVTEEEYKRATLKNVVTKYFDNSYRMVVSTLIEEEALSIDELKALIREVETGKSEQIGHSQRRAGQSKR; encoded by the coding sequence ATGAAACGTCTCACGGCTAAAGAAGAAGAGATCATGTCATTTTTCTGGGAAAAAGGACCATTGTTTGTAAAGCAGATCCATGAATATTATGCGGATCCGAAGCCACATTACAACACATTATCAACAGTTGTAAGAGGACTGGAGGAAAAAGGGTTCCTTAGTTACACCGCATATGGCAATACTTATCAATATGCCGCATCAGTAACGGAAGAGGAATATAAGAGGGCGACTCTGAAGAATGTAGTTACCAAGTATTTTGATAATTCATACAGAATGGTTGTTTCAACATTGATTGAAGAGGAAGCGTTGTCTATCGATGAACTAAAAGCTTTGATCCGTGAAGTGGAAACAGGGAAAAGTGAGCAAATAGGCCACAGTCAAAGAAGAGCTGGTCAATCCAAGCGATAA